CCAATGACCTGCACATGGTGCCCTTGCTCAATGAAAACTGTGGCTAGATCAAGGATATGGGCTTGAACTCCACCTGGTTCATCGAAGGAGTAGGGGCATACGATTCCTATGCGCACTAGCTCTCCCCTTCCTGCGATGGCCCGGTGTGGCGGGCATTGCGGGCATCTTTGGCCGCCCGCGCTTGCCGACGCCGCTCAATGTCCACATTCCACTGCGGCTGCAGCATATGCCAATCCTCCGGGTGGCGGCGGATATTGGCGGCGAAACCATCGGCCATACGCTGAGTTGTCTCCTGCAGGTCCGTTACCTCGAGCTCAGGAGACACAGAGAGCCCCCAGCCCTCGCCTGCAAACCACGAGTGCACCACGTGCAGGGCGGCGCCAGTCTCTAGGGCAAGCTGTGCGGGACCGGCGGCCATATTGGCCTTTTCCCCCATGAAATCCACGGTAACGCCACTTCGGGTCAGATCGCGCTCAGCCAGCAGGCATACCACGCCACCGGCTTCCAGCACCTCTTTGAGGCGGGCAAAAGGCGAGGCTTCGCCGCCGGTGAGGGGAAGAACCTCAAAGCCAAGGGTTTCGCGGTAGTCCACAAAGGCGTCGAAAAGCACTGCGGGCTTAAGGCGCTCCGCAACGGTGGTGAACTGCCCATAATGGCCAACGAGGAAGACACCCGCCATATCCCAATTCCCGGAATGCGGCAACGCCAAAATGGTGCCGCGCCCGGATTGAGCCGAAGCATCAAAATTCTCAAGGCCTTCCAAGCCGCTGAGCAAGCGCTCATGCAGCCCGGCATCGCCGTGGATGGCTGGCAGGCGGAACGCCTCCATCCAGTAGCGCATATAGGAGCGCACGGAATCGCGCACCAACGCTCGGGTAACGTTTTCCGGGCCCACCACTCGCGCTAGGTTGCGGCGCAAGCCTTCCATTCCGCGACCGTTGCCGCTTGCGTAGTCCGCACCCCAGCGAAAAAGCGTGCGCGCTATGGGCTCGGGCAGCCGGCGCACCACCTTCCACCCCGCGAGGTAACCCGCCGCGGAGAGGTCTTCTTTGTCCCACATGGTGTTACAACCTCCTGGTTTTAGGTGGTGCAGTATGAGCTACTGCTGCTCCTGGCGGGCGGCGATAACCATACGTTGGCACACGGTAAAGACGGAGCCCACGGCCAAGATCCACAGCGCTACCTCAATGGCATGCGGTACGCCGAGGCCCTCGAGGCCAATGCCGCCCAGGGCCAAAATAAGCCGCTCGGGACGCTCGATAAGGCCGCCGACCATCTTGAATCCGGACGCTTCTCCCCTAGCCTTGATATAGGAAATGACCTGGGAACATACCAAGGTGACAAAGCAGGCAATAACCGTGATGCGGGAAGAATCCGCAGAATAAATCAGCCACCATGCAATAGCACTGAACAATGCGCCATCGGTGATGCGATCACAGGACGCATCCAAGGTCGCACCAAAGGCAGTAGCCTTGCCGCTCAGGCGCGCCATGGTGCCGTCGAGCATGTCGAAAGCGGCGAAGAGGCCGGACAAAACGGCAGCGGAAAAGAGGTGGCCGGTAGGAATGAGGATCACCGAAATCGCAATGGTGACGATGGTACCCACAACCGTGACCACATTCGGGGTCAGGCCCAGCTTTAAAAAGGCCTTGGCTATAGGTTCCACCACCACGGCGGCGGGCTTTCGCCCATGCACGCTAAGCACGCGAATCCTCCTCTTCCATCTCGCGCCATCCTTCTGCCAGCACGCGGCGCGTATCCTGCAGAAGCTGCGGTAATACCTTAGTCCCACCGAGGACAGTCATAAAGTTACTATCCCCGGGCCACCTTGGCACCACATGCAGGTGCAGGTGGTCTCCTACCGAGCCGCCCGAAGCACGACCCAGGTTGAGTCCTACGTTGATGGCTTCTGGGTGTGAGACTCGTTTGAGCACTCGAACCGCCTTTTGCGCGAAGGCCATCAACTCCTGAGATTCCTCTTGCGTAAGGTTCTCCAGCTGCGATTCCTTGCGATACGGCACCACCATGAGGTGCCCGGCGTTGTACGGAAACAGGTTCAACAATGCATAGACGGTCTTGCCGCGAGCAATAATGAGCCCGTCCTCATCGCTGCCCTTCGGGGCTTCCACGAAGGGGTCTTTAGAGCGCTTGGCAATATAGGCCATGCGATAAGGCGCCCATAACCGCTCAAGACGGTCCGGCTCGCCAGCACCTGAGTCAACGAAGGTCTCCACCGCAGCTTGGCTTTCAGCGACGGCGGAGCTGTCGGTTTCGTTTGTCTCTTTAGCGTCGGGCACTGATGAGCTCTTCGGTCGGCTGCTCGTTGTTACGCTCTGCTACCCATGCGGCAATGAGCTCCACGGCTTCCTTTACCGGCACACCATTGACCTGGGTGCCATCGAGAAAGCGGAAGGATACGGCATCAGCTTCTACGTCGCGCGCGCCAGCCACCAGCATGAACGGAACCTTACCGGTGGTGTGGTTGCGAATCTTCTTCTGCATGCGGTCATCAGAGGTATCCACATCGGCGCGGATACCCTTCTGACGCAGCTGGGTGGCAACCTCTTCGAGGTGCGGGGAGAATTCGTCAGCCACCGGAATGCCCACCACTTGGTGCGGTGCTAGCCATGCTGGGAAGGCGCCGGCGTAGTGCTCCAGCAGGACGCCAAAGAATCGCTCGATGGAGCCGAAGAGCGCACGGTGAATCATGATTGGGCGCTTCTTAGTGCCGTCCGACGCGGTGTATTCCAGCTCGAAGCGCTCCGGCAGGTTGAAGTCCAACTGCACGGTAGACATCTGCCAGGTACGGCCGATGGCGTCGCGCGCCTGCACAGAAATCTTCGGGCCGTAGAAGGCTGCACCTGCGGGATCCGGAACCAGCTCCAAGCCGGACTTTTCTGCGACCGACTGCAGGATAGACGTAGAGCGCTCCCAGATCTCATCGGAACCGACGAACTTATTCGGGTCCTTGGTAGAAAGCTCCAGGTAGAAGTCAGACAGGCCGTAGTCCTTCAGCAAGGAAATGATGAAGTCGAGGACCTTGGTTAGCTCTTCTTCCAGCTGCTCTTCGGTGCAGTAGATGTGGGCATCGTCCTGGGTAAAGCCGCGGGCACGGGTCAGGCCGTGGACCACGCCAGACTTTTCGTAGCGGTAGACGGTACCGAACTCAAATAGACGAAGCGGGAGCTCGCGGTAGGAACGGCCACGGGATGCAAAAATCAGGTTGTGCATCGGGCAGTTCATGGGCTTGGCGTAGTAGTCCTGCGGCTCCTTGACGGTATTGCCCTCTTCGTCATACTCGCCATCGAGCTGCATCGGTGGGAACATACCGTCGGCGTAGAAGTCCAGGTGGCCAGACTTCTTGAATAGGTCACCCTTGGTGATATGCGGGGTATTAACAAAGGAGTACCCAGCCTGGACGTGGCGGTTGCGAGAGTGGTTTTCCATCTCCATGCGCACGGTCGCGCCATTCGGGTGGAATACCGGGAAGCCGGAGCCAATCTCATCCGGGAAGGAGAAGAGATCTAGTTCCTGACCCAGGCGGCGGTGGTCGCGCTTTTCAGCCTCTTCCACCATGGTCTGGTAGGCCTCCAGCGCCTCCTTGGACTCAAAAGCGGTGCCGTAAATGCGCTGCAGGCCAGCCTTGGACTGGTCGCCGCGCCAGTAGGCAGCAGAAGAACGGGTCAGGGTGAAAGCCGGGATGTACTTGGTGGTCGGTACGTGCGGTCCGCGGCAGAGATCGAACCACTCTACTTCCCCGGTGCGCGGGTTGATGTTGTCATAGTGGGTGAGATCGCCGGAACCGACTTCTGCGGCCTCGTCGGAGTCAGGGTCAACGTTGCCCTTGTCTTGGACCAGCTCGAGCTTGAAGGGCTCCTCGGCGAGGGCCTTTTCCGCTTCCTCCGCGGATTCATAGACGTGGCGCTCGAAACGCTGGCCGCCCTTGATGATCTTCTTCATGCGCTTTTCAATCGCCTTGAGATCTTCCGGCGTGAAAGGCTCGGCGGTCTGGAAATCGAAGTAGAAGCCATTCTCAATGGCCGGGCCGATGCCCAGCTTGGTGCCGGGGAATTCGACCTGCACGGCCTGGGCCATAACGTGGCCGCAGGAGTGGCGGATGACGGCGCGGCCGTCTTCCTCGCTGGCGGCAACCGGGGTAAAGGTGGACTCCGTGTCTGGGGTGTGCGACAAATCAAAGAGAGTGCCGTCCTCACCGCGAACGACTACGACAGCCTCAGGGCCCTTATTGGGAAGGTTGAGCTCTCGCATTGCTGCGCCCACGGCCTGGCCGGCGGGCACGGTGAAGGAATCGTAATTGACCGGTACTGCGGGGATGAGTTCCGCCATAATCGCGCTCCTTTATGCGCTCGTGCGTCGGCGGCATACCTGGCCGCGTCCGCTATTTAAATTTACGGATAGCTATTCTACAACCCTGCATGCTCACAGAGCGATTTTGCCCACCATGATTCACGCCCATCGGCATCGCGTGTGCCCGGCGGGCAGAAATACATAGCCGAACCAATATGAGTCAACCACTCGTTCATCAGGTCCGATTTATCCAATCGGGCCTGAATAGGCTCGAATTGCGTGGTGGGATCTTGCTGATAACAGATAAATACCTGCCCAATATTGGATAGCTGGCCATCCTTGCCATCGGGAGCCAGCTCATAGTTATACGGGCGGCGTAGGATGCGCTGCTCGGGATGGTCAGCCGGCGGGGCGGCAACGGCCATGTGCGAGTTTTTATCGATGACCGGCAGACCATAGTCATCCACCGCGTTGAAGTCCGCGGAGTCGAACTCATCCTCGCCGGTAAGCGGGGCGCCACTATCTAGCTTGCGGCCTATCGCATTCTCGCGGGAGGAGCGATCCAGCTTCTCCCAGGTATCCACGTTCATCCGGATGCGGCGCACCACCATCGCCGTTCCCCCATTGGCCCACTGCGGGCCCTTATCGATCCACACCTGGGCTGCGAAGTCCTCCTCGCTGCGCGGGTTAACAGTGCCGTCCTTTTGTCCGAACATATTGCGCGCGGTGGCGCCCTTTTCCTGGCTGCCATAGGCGTTAATAAAGCCCTGCTGCAACCACTTCACGCTGGCATAGTGCTCACCTGCGCGCACCATGTGCCGCAGAGCGTAGGTATTCATCAGTGGGTCATCGCAGCAAATCTGCAAGACGATATCGCTTTGCCCCCACTTATTTTCCAGCTCATCGCGCTCAAAAGAACGTACATCTCCCAACCAACGAGGCTTGTCCACTCCGAGCAGGTTAAAAACCTTCTCGCCTAGGCCGCAGGTGATAGTTAGGTTGGCGGGTTGCTGCACCATTTCCGGCTCTAGCGTGCCCAGCGGCGCCTCCCCCGTACACAGCGCGCGGGCGTCCTCGGTCCACAGCTTCATGAGGTTGGCGAACCCCCGCTTGTCGACGCCCCTTTTTAGGTCAAACCCCACCAGATTAAGGTGGGCCTGCACTGCGGTAGCAATGCCCGCCTGATGCTCGCCGTCAAAAGCTACGAGGGCGTCGGCAAGCGCAGGCCTATCCTGCGCCTGAGCATCCGGGGAAGACCCCTGGTTATTGCAGCCTGCCAACGCGAAGGCGCTAGTCGATACCGCAGCGCCGGTGAGAAATCCCCTTCTGCTGAACCCAGACATGTTTAGTGGTCGTGGCCTTCCTTATTGTGGGACATATTTCCGTGCTCCATGTGGGACATATCGTGTCCCTTCATATCGCCGTAGTCCTCATCGCCCGCGGGCATGCTGCGTGTTTGAATCTCGCCCAGATCGAGCTCTTCGCCGCCTTCTAGCTCCACTTTGAGGTCAAGGGATTCGCCGGGAGCGATGTGGTTTTCCATTTCCATGAGCATGAAGTGGTCACCGCCTGGGGAAAGTTCGTGGGACTCTCCGGCCTTAACCACCAACGGGCTCGACATTTCTTGCATCTTGCCGTCGACAGTCTCATGCATCTGATTCACCTTGGCGTTTAGGTTCGTGGAAAATCCGGTGATGGTGATGTCCTTATCGGAGTGATTCACCAAGGTGCCAAAAATGGCAGTCATGTCTTTATCCTCGTTGGCGCGCACGACGGCATCTTCGAAGGTTAGGTCCTCGGCTGCGGCGGAGGAGGACTTCTCCGCCGCGCTGGTGGTGGCATCCGCCTTCGACTCGGTGGAGTCATTTTGGTTCTGTGGGGAGCACCCGGCCAGGGCGAGACTGGCTACAGTCAGACCCGCAACGGCGAGATTCACGATCTTGGACATTATTTTTCACCTTCCGAGTCAATGCGACGAGACTTGCCAATAAATAGGGCGACTACTGCGGCAATTGCCAAAACGCCGCCCACACCCAGGATGATTTTCAGCGCGGTCGGTAGGCCCTCATCGCCATCCTGGGACGCCGAATCAGCTTCAGCCGCCTCGGTGCTCTCGGTGGAGTCACCCTTGACGGAAAATTCCACTCCCCCGCGGGTAGCGTGTCCGTCCGAAGACGTGATCTGGAAACCCACCTGGTAATTACCCGGCCCAGGGTGGACATCCGCAGGGGTTTCAATGGTGAGATCCCGCTCATGGAGCTTTGGTTCCTGGCTAAAGAGTTTCTCACCAGTATCCGCGTTGGTCACGGCAAAGGTATTGAAGTCTTCTTTGGGAATACCAGAAAACTCGAGGGTGATTTCCTTCGGAAACTCGTCGAGTTGGTCGCCGTCTTTGACCGAACCGCCAATAACGGAATCGTGCGCGAAGGCGGCCGGCATCGACCCGCCCAAAACCAGTGCTGCAGTGCCGACCGCTGCCGCCGTGCGGCGCAGCCAAGGTACGCGGTAGCCCATAAATAGCTCCTTTTGTGTTGAAAATGCACAAGTTGAATTGTCAGACATACTAGCCGCGCGGTTTGCCGGAGCGGCAATCGCGATAAGCAGCGCGTCGAGTCATATGTCGGGCTGTAGTGCGCACAAGTTCCCCGCCTTGAATAAAAAGAGGCATTTATCACTATTTAAGGAATGCCAACTCAATGATTAGAGCTGGCTCCCTCAGCATTCCCCAGCACGCCTGCTTTCAAATGCAGGACCAGTCAGCATCAAGGCAGTGACTATCGAAACCGTACCTGCAACGATGAGAGCGCAGGGCCAAATCGCGTTACCGGAATTGCCACCGATATCCGCCTCCGATAGCCCCACAGCAAATAGTGCGCTTCCTACCAAGAGTGACAGGCAGCCTGAGGCACCCACCAGTAGCGGAACTAAAACATTGCGTGACATCGCTACCCCTTCCACTGTGGCTACTGCAACTAACAGCTGGTCACCCTGCGATCCTAGCTAGACATGCGAAAAGCCACCCTATTTCTAGGGCGGCTCACCTGAGCGGATGACGAGACTCGAACTCGCGACCCTCACCTTGGCAAGGTGATGCGCTACCAACTGCGCTACATCCGCATAACAAACCGGAGTTTGTTGCAGAGCCCCAAATAGGACTCTCGTGCGCGATACTGGGATTGAACCAGTGACCTCTTCCGTGTCAGGGAAGCGCTCTCCCACTGAGCTAATCGCGCTTAATGCCCGAAGGCATTAAAAAGTTGAGGTGGAAACGGGAATCGAACCCGTGTGCACGGTTTTGCAGACCGTTGCCTCACCACTCGGCCATTCCACCGTGGCGATACCGCCTCACACAATACAGTGCTGGAGCGGATGACGAGACTCGAACTCGCGACCCTCACCTTGGCAAGGTGATGCGCTACCAACTGCGCTACATCCGCATGCGAAACCAAGCCCGGTTTCTAGGACAAAGTCCTTGTGCGCGATACTGGGATTGAACCAGTGACCTCTTCCGTGTCAGGGAAGCGCTCTCCCACTGAGCTAATCGCGCGCTATTCATTTAGAATCACTCTTCACGGGTGAAACCCAAGAAAAGCGTGG
This genomic stretch from Corynebacterium tuberculostearicum harbors:
- a CDS encoding phosphatidylinositol mannoside acyltransferase; translated protein: MWDKEDLSAAGYLAGWKVVRRLPEPIARTLFRWGADYASGNGRGMEGLRRNLARVVGPENVTRALVRDSVRSYMRYWMEAFRLPAIHGDAGLHERLLSGLEGLENFDASAQSGRGTILALPHSGNWDMAGVFLVGHYGQFTTVAERLKPAVLFDAFVDYRETLGFEVLPLTGGEASPFARLKEVLEAGGVVCLLAERDLTRSGVTVDFMGEKANMAAGPAQLALETGAALHVVHSWFAGEGWGLSVSPELEVTDLQETTQRMADGFAANIRRHPEDWHMLQPQWNVDIERRRQARAAKDARNARHTGPSQEGES
- the pgsA gene encoding phosphatidylinositol phosphate synthase; its protein translation is MLSVHGRKPAAVVVEPIAKAFLKLGLTPNVVTVVGTIVTIAISVILIPTGHLFSAAVLSGLFAAFDMLDGTMARLSGKATAFGATLDASCDRITDGALFSAIAWWLIYSADSSRITVIACFVTLVCSQVISYIKARGEASGFKMVGGLIERPERLILALGGIGLEGLGVPHAIEVALWILAVGSVFTVCQRMVIAARQEQQ
- a CDS encoding HIT family protein is translated as METFVDSGAGEPDRLERLWAPYRMAYIAKRSKDPFVEAPKGSDEDGLIIARGKTVYALLNLFPYNAGHLMVVPYRKESQLENLTQEESQELMAFAQKAVRVLKRVSHPEAINVGLNLGRASGGSVGDHLHLHVVPRWPGDSNFMTVLGGTKVLPQLLQDTRRVLAEGWREMEEEDSRA
- the thrS gene encoding threonine--tRNA ligase, with translation MAELIPAVPVNYDSFTVPAGQAVGAAMRELNLPNKGPEAVVVVRGEDGTLFDLSHTPDTESTFTPVAASEEDGRAVIRHSCGHVMAQAVQVEFPGTKLGIGPAIENGFYFDFQTAEPFTPEDLKAIEKRMKKIIKGGQRFERHVYESAEEAEKALAEEPFKLELVQDKGNVDPDSDEAAEVGSGDLTHYDNINPRTGEVEWFDLCRGPHVPTTKYIPAFTLTRSSAAYWRGDQSKAGLQRIYGTAFESKEALEAYQTMVEEAEKRDHRRLGQELDLFSFPDEIGSGFPVFHPNGATVRMEMENHSRNRHVQAGYSFVNTPHITKGDLFKKSGHLDFYADGMFPPMQLDGEYDEEGNTVKEPQDYYAKPMNCPMHNLIFASRGRSYRELPLRLFEFGTVYRYEKSGVVHGLTRARGFTQDDAHIYCTEEQLEEELTKVLDFIISLLKDYGLSDFYLELSTKDPNKFVGSDEIWERSTSILQSVAEKSGLELVPDPAGAAFYGPKISVQARDAIGRTWQMSTVQLDFNLPERFELEYTASDGTKKRPIMIHRALFGSIERFFGVLLEHYAGAFPAWLAPHQVVGIPVADEFSPHLEEVATQLRQKGIRADVDTSDDRMQKKIRNHTTGKVPFMLVAGARDVEADAVSFRFLDGTQVNGVPVKEAVELIAAWVAERNNEQPTEELISARR
- a CDS encoding Dyp-type peroxidase, whose protein sequence is MSGFSRRGFLTGAAVSTSAFALAGCNNQGSSPDAQAQDRPALADALVAFDGEHQAGIATAVQAHLNLVGFDLKRGVDKRGFANLMKLWTEDARALCTGEAPLGTLEPEMVQQPANLTITCGLGEKVFNLLGVDKPRWLGDVRSFERDELENKWGQSDIVLQICCDDPLMNTYALRHMVRAGEHYASVKWLQQGFINAYGSQEKGATARNMFGQKDGTVNPRSEEDFAAQVWIDKGPQWANGGTAMVVRRIRMNVDTWEKLDRSSRENAIGRKLDSGAPLTGEDEFDSADFNAVDDYGLPVIDKNSHMAVAAPPADHPEQRILRRPYNYELAPDGKDGQLSNIGQVFICYQQDPTTQFEPIQARLDKSDLMNEWLTHIGSAMYFCPPGTRDADGRESWWAKSLCEHAGL
- a CDS encoding copper chaperone PCu(A)C, producing the protein MSKIVNLAVAGLTVASLALAGCSPQNQNDSTESKADATTSAAEKSSSAAAEDLTFEDAVVRANEDKDMTAIFGTLVNHSDKDITITGFSTNLNAKVNQMHETVDGKMQEMSSPLVVKAGESHELSPGGDHFMLMEMENHIAPGESLDLKVELEGGEELDLGEIQTRSMPAGDEDYGDMKGHDMSHMEHGNMSHNKEGHDH
- a CDS encoding copper resistance CopC family protein, with the translated sequence MGYRVPWLRRTAAAVGTAALVLGGSMPAAFAHDSVIGGSVKDGDQLDEFPKEITLEFSGIPKEDFNTFAVTNADTGEKLFSQEPKLHERDLTIETPADVHPGPGNYQVGFQITSSDGHATRGGVEFSVKGDSTESTEAAEADSASQDGDEGLPTALKIILGVGGVLAIAAVVALFIGKSRRIDSEGEK